The nucleotide window CCATCAGTGTTGTTCTCATCGTCTCGCCCTCTTGAATAACTGTTTGTTGGAGTTTCTTGTAGAAGAAGAATACTGTGCTCTTTGGTGGAACTTTCCCGCCCAAGAAGTCCATAAAACTCTTACTGTCCCTAATTTCTCCCTCCAAGTTATTCCAAGAGATGTCGAAAACGAACTTGATTAGGAGGACTTTGAG belongs to Saccharolobus solfataricus and includes:
- a CDS encoding transposase, encoding MDKSFPWETFRSKLKSLYSKKPKWDVISLLKVLLIKFVFDISWNNLEGEIRDSKSFMDFLGGKVPPKSTVFFFYKKLQQTVIQEGETMRTTLMDELNKALDKAISEYREKGFELEVGREKTIGSRTTT